From the genome of Nitrosopumilus sp., one region includes:
- a CDS encoding DUF1297 domain-containing protein, with amino-acid sequence MTAIATLGSHCSLQVLKGASDEGLKTILVCEKKHEKLYRRFPFIDELIMVDSFKEILEKKCQSTLEQNNAVLIPHGTLIAQMSSEEIESIKTPMFGNKWILRWESDRIMKEKLMNEAGFPVPKPVTDPKDIDRLVIVKRQGAAGGKGYFMAANEADYNTKRNQLISEGIISKDETLYIQEYAAGVLAYLQFFYSPLTEELEFFGVDQRHESDIEGLSRIPSEQQMKSKKVPSFNVIGNSPLVLRESLLDEVYTMGENFVEAAKRIVAPGMNGPFCIEGVYDENAKFTSFEFSARIVAGTNIYMDGSPYYSLLFNEQMSMGKRIAREVKTAASKNQLDEITT; translated from the coding sequence ATGACTGCAATAGCAACACTGGGTTCACATTGCTCATTACAGGTTCTGAAAGGGGCAAGTGATGAAGGGCTAAAGACCATTTTGGTATGTGAAAAAAAACATGAAAAATTATATCGCAGATTTCCATTTATTGACGAACTGATAATGGTGGATTCATTTAAAGAAATTCTTGAAAAAAAATGTCAGTCAACACTAGAACAAAATAATGCAGTTCTCATTCCACATGGAACGCTAATTGCTCAAATGAGCTCTGAAGAAATTGAATCGATCAAAACTCCCATGTTTGGAAACAAGTGGATACTGAGATGGGAGTCAGACAGAATAATGAAAGAAAAACTCATGAATGAGGCAGGCTTTCCGGTTCCAAAGCCAGTCACGGATCCCAAAGACATAGACAGGCTGGTGATAGTAAAGAGGCAGGGAGCTGCAGGTGGAAAAGGGTATTTCATGGCTGCAAATGAAGCCGATTACAACACAAAAAGAAATCAGCTAATTTCAGAGGGAATAATATCCAAGGATGAGACTCTGTACATTCAGGAGTATGCCGCTGGCGTACTGGCATATCTGCAATTCTTCTACTCTCCCTTGACTGAAGAGTTGGAATTCTTTGGAGTTGATCAAAGACACGAGTCAGACATTGAAGGACTTTCCAGAATTCCATCAGAACAACAAATGAAATCAAAAAAAGTTCCGTCATTTAATGTGATAGGAAACAGTCCGCTAGTTTTGAGAGAATCACTGCTAGATGAAGTGTATACGATGGGAGAAAACTTTGTCGAAGCTGCCAAAAGAATTGTGGCACCCGGAATGAACGGCCCATTTTGCATAGAGGGAGTCTATGACGAAAATGCCAAATTTACATCATTTGAATTTTCAGCAAGAATTGTAGCAGGAACCAACATCTACATGGATGGTTCACCGTATTACTCGCTACTGTTTAATGAGCAGATGAGCATGGGTAAAAGAATTGCCAGAGAAGTGAAAACAGCTGCAAGCAAAAACCAATTAGATGAAATTACTACTTGA
- the phnE gene encoding phosphonate ABC transporter, permease protein PhnE, translating to MTPKNNIVIGVIVGLLVVASYNMDVDIVKFLEGLPNLGIILEEALRVELKYIPTALWAMFETIQMAFIGTAVGVAISLPLSMLAARNLNSKFVYAPIRALLAAMRTFPSILWALLFVIMVGSGSFAGILAIIMYTIGFIAKLQYETIEAIDSDPMDAVDSIGVSKSQLIRYVVVPESASHLLSQILYMFDYNVRQTSILGLVGAGGIGFYIINYIKFFEYGKAAIFMLVVLITVLAIDWASVKIRDKYIIKSQHGMEISSD from the coding sequence ATGACTCCAAAAAATAACATTGTCATCGGAGTTATCGTAGGATTGCTGGTGGTAGCATCATATAACATGGATGTTGACATTGTGAAATTTTTAGAAGGTCTCCCCAATTTGGGAATCATTTTAGAAGAAGCACTCAGGGTCGAACTAAAGTATATTCCAACTGCATTATGGGCAATGTTTGAAACAATTCAGATGGCATTTATCGGAACTGCCGTAGGAGTGGCCATATCGCTGCCCCTTAGCATGCTTGCCGCTAGAAACTTGAATAGTAAATTTGTCTATGCTCCAATTCGCGCACTGCTTGCAGCAATGAGGACGTTTCCATCAATTCTTTGGGCACTCTTGTTTGTAATAATGGTGGGATCTGGCTCTTTTGCGGGCATATTGGCAATTATCATGTATACTATAGGATTCATAGCAAAATTACAGTATGAGACAATTGAGGCAATTGATTCAGACCCAATGGATGCCGTTGATTCTATCGGAGTATCCAAGTCTCAACTGATTCGTTATGTGGTAGTTCCTGAATCCGCATCTCATCTTCTAAGCCAAATACTGTACATGTTTGATTACAACGTACGTCAGACCAGCATACTTGGATTAGTTGGTGCAGGTGGAATTGGATTTTACATTATCAATTACATAAAGTTCTTTGAATACGGAAAAGCTGCAATCTTTATGCTGGTCGTACTGATTACTGTCTTGGCAATAGACTGGGCAAGTGTTAAAATTCGAGACAAATACATAATAAAATCTCAACATGGAATGGAGATTTCATCTGATTAA
- a CDS encoding ATP-binding cassette domain-containing protein has protein sequence MKQIQMNKNPSFSLISTKKIIQLNDISTSYDSKSFALKGINMSIERGTNYAVVGQSGSGKSTLLKLMNGMMIPSNGTIKIDYVTPKMNDKKFKKMMHAIGYIPQSLGLVKNVTVLENILIGALPRIGKIQSLLKKFPEEELVEARRILKLVGLGDKEHRKAYMLSGGEKRRVAIARALMQKPTILLADEIVSELDHVTAREIMNLIANAQKTMNLTAIMVHHDMQLALEYADRVAVIKDGEKILEIGVEGDTIVDFQTGDLDTKQIMEMYADDSKK, from the coding sequence ATGAAACAAATTCAGATGAACAAAAATCCTTCTTTTTCATTAATTTCTACAAAAAAAATCATCCAGCTAAACGATATTTCGACATCATATGATTCTAAAAGTTTTGCACTCAAAGGAATCAACATGTCAATTGAGAGGGGTACCAACTATGCCGTTGTTGGACAGTCGGGTTCTGGAAAATCAACATTACTGAAACTCATGAACGGCATGATGATTCCAAGCAATGGCACCATCAAAATAGATTACGTGACACCGAAAATGAATGACAAGAAATTCAAAAAGATGATGCATGCCATAGGGTATATCCCTCAAAGTTTGGGATTGGTAAAAAATGTCACCGTTTTGGAAAACATCCTCATCGGAGCCTTGCCTCGAATTGGAAAAATTCAATCTTTGTTAAAAAAATTTCCCGAAGAGGAGTTAGTGGAGGCAAGAAGAATTTTAAAACTTGTGGGCCTTGGAGACAAAGAACATAGAAAAGCGTACATGTTGAGCGGAGGTGAAAAAAGAAGAGTCGCCATCGCGAGAGCATTGATGCAAAAGCCGACGATATTGCTGGCTGATGAAATTGTCTCAGAGTTGGATCACGTTACTGCTCGAGAAATCATGAATTTGATTGCAAATGCTCAAAAGACGATGAATTTGACTGCGATAATGGTCCATCACGACATGCAATTGGCTTTAGAGTATGCCGACAGGGTTGCAGTAATCAAAGACGGAGAAAAAATATTGGAGATCGGTGTGGAAGGCGATACGATAGTTGATTTTCAAACAGGTGATTTGGATACTAAGCAAATAATGGAGATGTATGCAGATGACTCCAAAAAATAA
- the phnD gene encoding phosphate/phosphite/phosphonate ABC transporter substrate-binding protein gives MALVAIFAIIGVMSVSSTQTAQAQSIVPDWIKSNAGWWSDGTLDDETFLNGIKYLIENDIINVSSESNAVDVDTITLGFIPVEKADELTSKAQALEVFLENELGVDVEIVVPSNYETIIEGMRFGHIDAAFMDTGPAWITHQRTGAEAVLAELVAGKVNYQATVWTLAENDSIHSLKDTIGKKVAFTSITGSSGFVRPMGTLVTAGDVNVEGDDIVALKSALDKNFESHVFTGGYKAALELLLNGNVDVAFGSDISPKKYLELEDQAKLRPVTTIGPVPSHVFMVNGDMSEPTKEALVAALIKLNYDENNSILTDLYGAEALVPTTTTMHIGEFGTFIDALTGLDSLILDKYNKSK, from the coding sequence TTGGCATTAGTTGCGATATTTGCAATAATCGGCGTAATGTCTGTGTCATCAACTCAGACTGCGCAAGCACAAAGCATAGTCCCAGACTGGATTAAATCCAATGCCGGGTGGTGGTCTGATGGCACACTAGATGATGAAACTTTTCTAAACGGGATAAAGTACCTCATAGAAAACGACATCATCAATGTTTCATCTGAATCAAACGCAGTGGATGTTGATACGATAACTCTTGGATTTATCCCGGTTGAAAAAGCTGATGAGCTAACTTCCAAAGCACAAGCACTAGAAGTTTTTCTAGAAAATGAGCTTGGAGTGGATGTCGAAATTGTAGTCCCTTCCAACTATGAAACAATCATTGAAGGGATGAGGTTTGGCCATATTGATGCGGCCTTTATGGATACAGGTCCTGCATGGATTACCCATCAGAGAACTGGCGCCGAAGCTGTATTGGCAGAATTAGTTGCAGGGAAAGTAAATTATCAAGCAACAGTTTGGACATTGGCTGAAAATGACTCAATACATTCATTGAAAGATACGATTGGCAAAAAAGTTGCATTTACCAGCATTACCGGTTCATCAGGTTTTGTAAGGCCCATGGGAACTCTAGTCACTGCAGGCGATGTTAATGTAGAGGGAGATGACATTGTAGCGTTAAAGTCTGCCCTGGACAAAAACTTTGAAAGTCATGTATTTACAGGAGGATACAAAGCAGCTCTTGAACTACTCCTCAATGGAAACGTGGATGTTGCTTTTGGATCAGACATATCTCCTAAAAAATACCTTGAATTAGAAGATCAAGCAAAACTACGTCCCGTTACTACAATTGGACCTGTGCCATCCCACGTATTCATGGTCAACGGTGACATGTCAGAGCCTACAAAAGAGGCTCTAGTTGCGGCACTCATCAAACTAAACTATGATGAAAACAACTCAATCTTGACAGATTTGTATGGTGCTGAAGCACTGGTTCCAACCACCACAACCATGCATATTGGAGAATTTGGAACATTTATTGACGCACTAACCGGTCTAGACAGCCTAATTCTTGACAAATACAACAAGAGCAAATAA
- a CDS encoding ArsR family transcriptional regulator gives MPKPTIIQLSEFDITQKIIESLSNVCTRAVLFSIREQSKEATQISNELKISLSTVYKTLSTLEGLALAEVDKYVISTEGKKIKIYRSRIGKVEIVLDHLEPTLNLYSNTLNPKSN, from the coding sequence ATGCCAAAACCTACAATTATTCAATTATCTGAGTTTGACATCACTCAAAAAATCATAGAATCCCTTAGCAATGTGTGCACAAGGGCGGTTTTATTTTCAATCAGAGAGCAATCAAAAGAGGCGACACAGATTTCCAACGAACTGAAAATTTCGCTTTCCACAGTTTACAAAACACTTTCCACACTGGAGGGCCTTGCACTTGCCGAAGTGGACAAGTATGTCATATCTACAGAAGGCAAAAAAATTAAAATTTATCGCAGCAGGATTGGCAAAGTGGAGATAGTGTTGGATCATTTAGAGCCTACGTTGAACCTGTATTCAAACACGTTAAATCCAAAATCAAACTAA
- a CDS encoding helix-turn-helix domain-containing protein, producing MSKKLTLPQLKRYDITQKVIESLANAESRAILFSIIRKGYTAAELSDKLKIPLSSVYKKLAELEELTLIKVEKWMLTDKGRKYKVYRSRISKADIFIRKPEPTLTLIHN from the coding sequence ATGTCCAAAAAATTAACCTTGCCACAATTAAAAAGATACGACATTACTCAAAAAGTGATAGAGTCTCTAGCTAACGCAGAGTCGCGTGCAATCTTGTTCTCCATCATCAGAAAGGGATATACGGCTGCTGAGCTTTCCGATAAACTCAAAATTCCCCTTAGTTCTGTTTATAAAAAACTGGCAGAACTGGAGGAATTAACATTGATCAAAGTTGAAAAATGGATGCTTACTGACAAAGGTAGGAAATACAAAGTCTATCGTAGCAGGATAAGTAAGGCAGACATTTTCATCAGAAAGCCCGAGCCTACGTTAACCCTGATACATAACTAA
- a CDS encoding CbtB-domain containing protein, protein MSESRQIAVSKTSISKLAILALAIIFSAGLFVVGFDQGHIFSLVYGEQAFTDLYIHELTHDMRHAAGFPCH, encoded by the coding sequence ATGTCTGAATCAAGGCAAATTGCCGTCTCAAAAACTAGCATATCCAAACTAGCAATACTTGCATTAGCTATCATCTTTTCAGCAGGATTGTTTGTCGTAGGATTTGACCAGGGTCATATCTTCAGTCTAGTTTATGGCGAGCAAGCATTTACTGATCTTTACATTCATGAGCTTACTCATGATATGAGACACGCAGCTGGTTTTCCCTGTCATTAG
- a CDS encoding thioredoxin domain-containing protein: MAKYYLLAIPVVIGIITGMFLAFNLESKSESGLLTTTNLIENGSHIIGDPNAPITILEWGDYQCTYCYKFHQSTLNTINENFIKTGKVKLVFKDYPLNGPDSILAAEASHCAQDQKKYWEYHDELYKNWGGERTGWITRESLNQFGNTINLDMDHFNTCLNEHKYKDKVISMYEFGKEIGIDATPSFLVFDDQKIVKIRGNQPLEVFLKTFDEM, translated from the coding sequence ATGGCAAAGTATTACCTGTTAGCAATCCCCGTAGTTATAGGAATTATTACGGGTATGTTTTTGGCTTTTAATCTGGAATCTAAATCAGAATCAGGCCTGCTTACAACTACAAATCTAATAGAAAATGGATCCCATATAATCGGAGATCCAAATGCTCCAATTACAATTTTGGAATGGGGAGATTATCAGTGTACTTATTGTTATAAATTTCATCAAAGTACCCTAAATACAATTAATGAAAATTTTATCAAAACCGGAAAAGTGAAATTAGTTTTCAAGGATTATCCATTAAACGGCCCAGACTCAATCCTGGCTGCAGAAGCGTCACACTGTGCGCAAGATCAAAAAAAGTATTGGGAATACCATGACGAACTCTATAAAAATTGGGGCGGTGAAAGAACAGGTTGGATTACCCGAGAATCCCTAAACCAGTTTGGAAATACGATAAACTTAGACATGGATCATTTCAATACGTGCTTGAATGAACACAAATACAAAGACAAAGTTATTTCAATGTATGAATTTGGAAAAGAAATTGGAATTGATGCAACGCCTTCATTTTTAGTCTTTGATGATCAAAAAATTGTCAAAATTAGGGGCAATCAGCCACTAGAAGTATTTCTTAAGACATTTGATGAAATGTGA
- the prf1 gene encoding peptide chain release factor 1: protein MGKINIEKQDSVKLYKIRKTLEELSKKSGRGTELITVYIPKGKQLHEIISSLQQEQGTADNIKSDLTRSHVVDSLGKVVQRLKLYKKTPERGLVMFCGALPQEEGGPLGSEVVTVWEVDPPKDLNQYLYRCDDHFHVDILKDMLRDDNLIGFLAIDAKDAGWGLLYGDKIEVLSQTGSGVAGKHRQGGQSAKRFQKLREMELSYFYNRVAQTTREYFIDIYPVKGLIISGPGPTKEDFINGNYLEYRLQNNIINTIDASYSGAEGIREAFAKSADILGDFRMVEEKKLIENLFREINSNTGKGSYGLQEVIEYLKNNVVKILIITDNTNLNRVEGKCKRCEHIQEEILERPLVIPKKTAYKNNPCPGCNSMEVDVNEQDIVDYLEILAAKTGTQLEVISGSAEHGNMLASLGKIGAILRYNPGHSK, encoded by the coding sequence ATGGGTAAAATCAACATAGAGAAACAAGATTCAGTTAAACTCTATAAAATTAGAAAAACCCTGGAAGAATTATCTAAAAAATCAGGCAGGGGTACGGAGCTTATCACAGTATACATTCCAAAAGGAAAGCAGTTACATGAAATAATTAGCTCTCTTCAGCAAGAGCAAGGAACGGCAGACAACATCAAATCAGACCTTACAAGATCACACGTGGTTGATTCGCTAGGCAAAGTTGTGCAGAGATTAAAGCTGTACAAGAAAACACCTGAGAGGGGACTGGTAATGTTTTGTGGCGCACTCCCCCAAGAAGAAGGGGGTCCCTTGGGAAGTGAGGTAGTTACAGTCTGGGAAGTGGATCCGCCAAAAGATTTGAACCAATACCTATACAGATGCGATGATCATTTCCATGTAGATATTTTAAAAGATATGTTGAGGGATGACAACCTCATAGGATTTCTAGCAATAGATGCCAAAGATGCAGGTTGGGGATTGTTGTACGGTGATAAAATAGAAGTGCTGTCTCAAACAGGTTCTGGAGTGGCAGGAAAACACAGACAAGGAGGACAGTCTGCAAAGAGATTCCAGAAACTCAGAGAAATGGAATTGAGTTATTTTTACAACAGAGTGGCACAGACAACTAGGGAATATTTTATCGACATTTATCCCGTTAAAGGATTGATTATATCGGGTCCGGGGCCTACGAAAGAAGATTTCATCAACGGCAACTATCTAGAATATCGTTTGCAAAATAACATCATAAATACAATTGACGCATCATATTCTGGCGCAGAAGGAATTCGTGAAGCATTTGCAAAATCTGCAGATATTTTAGGAGATTTCAGAATGGTTGAAGAAAAAAAACTGATTGAGAATTTATTCAGGGAAATCAACAGCAATACCGGAAAGGGTTCCTACGGGTTGCAAGAAGTAATAGAATATCTAAAAAACAACGTTGTCAAGATTTTGATAATTACAGACAATACAAACCTGAACAGAGTTGAAGGGAAGTGCAAGAGGTGTGAACATATCCAAGAAGAAATTTTAGAACGGCCTTTGGTGATTCCGAAAAAGACGGCATACAAAAATAATCCGTGCCCCGGATGTAATTCCATGGAGGTAGATGTCAACGAACAGGACATTGTAGATTACCTTGAAATTCTTGCCGCAAAAACAGGGACTCAGTTGGAGGTGATTTCTGGAAGTGCAGAACATGGAAACATGCTTGCAAGTCTTGGAAAGATCGGAGCAATCCTGAGATATAATCCCGGACACTCTAAGTGA
- a CDS encoding HIT domain-containing protein — protein MSCIFCDILDGKRDAHFLYEDESHVAFLDKYPIDVGHSLVIPRKHHERITDMDPEDVGNVFSIVPKVAKAILTATGADAFSLGQNNGRAAKQIIPHVHIHIIPRYNSKGTVWTKRQISSDDDLLKLSKKVRSLLT, from the coding sequence GTGAGTTGCATCTTCTGCGATATTTTAGATGGAAAACGTGATGCTCATTTTCTCTATGAAGACGAATCACACGTGGCATTTTTAGACAAATACCCAATCGATGTGGGTCATAGCTTGGTCATTCCCAGAAAACATCATGAAAGAATCACCGATATGGATCCTGAAGATGTAGGGAATGTATTTTCCATAGTTCCAAAAGTTGCAAAGGCAATTTTGACGGCAACTGGTGCTGATGCGTTTAGTCTAGGTCAGAATAATGGCCGAGCAGCCAAACAGATAATTCCACACGTTCACATACACATCATTCCAAGATATAACAGCAAGGGAACAGTGTGGACTAAACGTCAAATTTCTAGTGATGATGATCTCTTAAAATTATCTAAAAAAGTTCGTAGTCTTCTCACTTAG
- a CDS encoding protein-disulfide isomerase, producing MGRKERQNREEKRENYATKHSAAKRKQTLIAIGVLSLIAVIVGYAGYLFINMTETAPGGPENAGALGSEHSHAGILVKIFGDTFEFASPAFQIKSSWIHFEGNDGSTIHKHATGVDLGYLFDTLSIGLDDQCYRFPDGKSFCTNEDYTLKFFINREQVDDLRDYEIMEDDRILIQFGSETPEETEEHLKQLDEQRLVK from the coding sequence ATGGGCAGAAAAGAAAGGCAAAATCGTGAAGAAAAACGTGAAAACTATGCCACAAAACATTCGGCTGCAAAAAGAAAGCAAACTCTGATTGCTATCGGAGTGCTGTCCCTTATTGCAGTAATTGTCGGATATGCAGGATATCTGTTTATCAACATGACTGAAACTGCTCCGGGAGGACCAGAAAATGCTGGCGCGTTGGGTAGTGAACACTCACATGCAGGTATTCTGGTGAAGATTTTTGGAGATACTTTTGAGTTTGCCAGTCCAGCTTTCCAGATTAAATCCAGCTGGATTCATTTTGAAGGAAACGACGGCTCTACGATTCACAAACATGCCACAGGAGTAGATTTAGGATATCTCTTTGACACATTATCCATAGGACTAGATGATCAGTGCTACAGATTCCCAGACGGCAAATCATTTTGTACAAATGAAGATTACACTTTGAAATTCTTCATCAACAGGGAACAAGTGGATGATTTAAGAGACTATGAAATAATGGAAGATGATAGAATCTTGATTCAATTTGGCTCTGAAACACCTGAAGAAACAGAAGAACATCTAAAACAATTAGACGAACAACGACTAGTGAAATAA
- a CDS encoding RDD family protein, protein MNDEKSEVGSRIILAKWTDRFLAWLVDFIIISSVSTLIIFALFGTIYYEMNDGGFWAENTQYVPTSIMFFVYWVILEYKTGQTLGKKALNLRVMRTDGLKPDLKGILLSSLGKSFLLPVDIILGVVLTNEKRQRIFNKLGDTVVVKIKDVENTSDVTYVKD, encoded by the coding sequence ATGAATGATGAAAAGTCCGAAGTTGGGTCAAGGATTATTCTTGCCAAGTGGACTGACAGATTTCTTGCATGGTTGGTTGATTTTATAATAATTTCTAGTGTTTCAACATTGATTATTTTTGCATTATTTGGAACTATATACTATGAAATGAATGACGGTGGCTTTTGGGCTGAAAACACCCAGTATGTCCCTACAAGCATTATGTTCTTTGTATATTGGGTAATTTTAGAATACAAAACAGGCCAAACTCTTGGAAAAAAGGCATTAAATTTGAGGGTGATGAGAACTGATGGATTGAAACCAGATTTGAAAGGAATTTTGTTAAGCTCACTTGGGAAATCATTCTTACTTCCAGTTGATATAATTTTGGGAGTCGTACTTACTAATGAAAAACGTCAGCGAATCTTCAATAAGCTTGGAGATACGGTGGTTGTAAAGATAAAAGATGTAGAAAACACATCTGATGTAACGTATGTAAAAGACTGA